In Miniphocaeibacter halophilus, the following proteins share a genomic window:
- the dnaX gene encoding DNA polymerase III subunit gamma/tau, giving the protein MRQAIYREYRPKTFDEVLGQSQVTEVLKNQVKNNLIGHAYLFSGTRGTGKTSCAKIFARAINCLNLQDGSPCNVCENCRSILNEETFDIVEMDAASNRRIEDIRDLRDKVIYPPANLKYKVYIIDEAHMITNEGFNALLKIMEEPPKHLVFILATTEIEKIPQTILSRCQRYEFKRLDTEFIKENILNITRDLGVEIEPEAVNLIANEADGAMRDALSTLDQVISLGKDKITVKDLEEDLGLVDQDKIFKLVDAIISKDFSNTIKAFAETSKGKIISNLFKDLTDHYRNLLLVKNKLESNVDASTMYLEKYKEQANNIEMNQIIESLDILMEFEIKLKTTENPVILGELLVTRLVDYVNYNSFKSKINYLEDKVKELEEKLSNLKVEDLNSNGNIDIVTTNNSVKDDLVKAEIITEENKSNITETEDSKVEKEENPSAEKVENSDDLEDDVLDKYKETKYWNEIVNKLPTPMMRNFINSSTYRFLEKNRLVILFKTEDTKMKLICSNINVLKKIVQEVVGSDYDVHITLESSYPDLNNLRKEKNLKLIQDLFGEDNINIT; this is encoded by the coding sequence TTGCGACAAGCTATATATAGAGAATATAGACCAAAAACTTTTGATGAAGTTTTAGGTCAAAGTCAAGTTACTGAGGTTTTAAAGAACCAAGTAAAAAACAATTTAATAGGTCATGCTTATTTGTTTTCAGGAACTAGAGGAACCGGTAAAACAAGTTGTGCAAAAATATTTGCACGGGCTATAAACTGTTTAAATCTACAAGATGGTTCACCTTGTAATGTTTGTGAAAATTGTAGGTCTATTCTCAATGAGGAAACTTTTGATATAGTTGAAATGGACGCTGCATCTAATAGACGAATTGAAGATATTAGAGATCTAAGAGATAAGGTAATTTACCCTCCTGCTAATTTAAAATACAAGGTTTATATTATAGACGAGGCTCATATGATAACAAATGAGGGATTTAATGCCCTTTTAAAAATCATGGAGGAACCTCCAAAGCATTTAGTATTTATTTTAGCTACTACGGAAATAGAAAAAATTCCTCAAACCATCCTTTCAAGATGTCAAAGATATGAATTTAAAAGACTGGATACGGAGTTTATTAAGGAAAATATTCTAAATATTACAAGGGATTTAGGAGTTGAAATTGAACCGGAAGCGGTAAATCTTATAGCTAATGAAGCAGATGGAGCTATGAGAGATGCTTTAAGCACTTTAGATCAGGTAATTTCTTTGGGAAAAGATAAAATAACCGTTAAGGATTTAGAAGAGGATTTAGGTCTAGTTGACCAGGACAAAATATTTAAGCTAGTTGATGCTATAATTTCTAAAGATTTTTCAAATACAATAAAAGCTTTTGCAGAAACCTCTAAGGGAAAAATTATTTCTAATTTATTTAAGGATTTAACTGACCATTATAGAAATTTACTTTTAGTTAAAAATAAATTGGAAAGCAATGTAGATGCTAGTACTATGTATCTTGAAAAATACAAGGAACAAGCCAATAATATAGAAATGAATCAGATTATTGAGTCATTGGATATATTAATGGAATTTGAAATTAAATTAAAGACTACAGAAAACCCTGTTATATTAGGGGAGCTGTTGGTTACAAGGTTAGTGGATTATGTTAATTACAATAGTTTTAAATCTAAAATCAACTACCTAGAAGATAAGGTTAAAGAATTAGAGGAAAAACTTTCTAATTTAAAAGTTGAAGATTTAAATTCTAATGGTAATATAGATATTGTTACTACTAATAATTCTGTAAAAGATGATTTAGTAAAGGCGGAAATAATTACAGAAGAAAATAAGTCAAATATTACAGAAACAGAAGATAGTAAGGTAGAGAAGGAAGAAAATCCTAGTGCTGAAAAAGTAGAAAATAGTGATGATTTAGAAGACGATGTTTTAGACAAGTACAAGGAAACGAAGTATTGGAATGAAATTGTAAACAAGCTTCCTACACCAATGATGAGGAATTTTATAAATTCTTCAACCTATAGGTTTTTAGAAAAAAACCGCTTGGTTATTCTTTTTAAAACAGAGGATACAAAAATGAAGTTAATTTGTTCAAATATAAATGTTTTGAAAAAAATAGTTCAAGAAGTTGTAGGTAGTGATTATGATGTGCATATAACTTTAGAATCAAGTTATCCGGATTTAAATAATTTAAGAAAAGAAAAAAATTTAAAATTAATCCAAGATTTATTTGGGGAAGATAATATTAATATTACTTAG
- a CDS encoding aldo/keto reductase produces the protein MEKRILGRTGYEVSVIGFGGIPIQNVDKDTAIKLVEEAHKQGINFIDTARSYNDSEKLLGQALEVVGREKFYIATKSMQRTYDGVLKDLEISLKNLKVDSLDLYQFHNVSKESEMETIFSENGALKAVKEMKEKGIIKEIGVTSHSVDLLNKLIDTNEFSTIQFPYNIVENQAEEAFKKAKEKNIGILIMKPLAGGAIPKGELCLRYIMENENITLAIPGMDTIEQVKENAGVGNNPRPLAEEEIKELQNYVEELGTQFCRRCGYCAPCSVGIDIPTNFLMEGYYTRYDLKDWALSRYNGMEVNAKDCIECGDCEPRCPYDLPIIEMLKNVAKVLG, from the coding sequence ATGGAGAAAAGAATTTTAGGTAGAACCGGTTATGAAGTTTCTGTAATTGGATTTGGAGGAATTCCAATTCAAAATGTTGATAAAGATACAGCTATAAAGCTTGTAGAAGAAGCACACAAACAAGGAATAAATTTTATTGATACAGCAAGAAGTTATAATGACAGTGAAAAATTATTGGGACAAGCATTGGAAGTAGTTGGAAGAGAGAAATTTTACATAGCAACTAAATCAATGCAAAGAACCTATGATGGTGTCCTTAAAGATTTAGAAATTTCTTTAAAAAACCTAAAAGTTGATTCCTTAGATCTTTACCAATTTCATAATGTAAGTAAAGAATCAGAAATGGAAACTATTTTTTCTGAAAATGGTGCTTTAAAAGCCGTTAAAGAAATGAAGGAAAAAGGTATAATAAAAGAAATTGGCGTAACTAGTCACAGTGTTGACCTATTGAATAAATTAATTGACACAAACGAATTTTCGACAATCCAATTTCCCTATAATATTGTAGAAAACCAAGCTGAAGAAGCATTTAAAAAAGCTAAAGAAAAAAACATTGGAATACTAATTATGAAGCCACTTGCCGGTGGAGCTATTCCTAAAGGAGAGCTTTGTTTAAGGTATATTATGGAAAATGAAAATATTACTTTGGCTATACCGGGAATGGATACAATAGAGCAGGTAAAAGAAAATGCCGGCGTTGGAAATAATCCAAGACCCTTAGCTGAAGAAGAAATAAAAGAATTACAAAATTATGTAGAAGAATTAGGAACACAATTTTGTAGAAGATGTGGTTATTGTGCACCTTGTTCAGTCGGAATAGATATTCCAACAAATTTCCTAATGGAAGGCTATTATACCAGATACGACTTAAAGGACTGGGCATTAAGTCGTTACAATGGTATGGAGGTCAATGCTAAAGACTGTATAGAATGTGGAGATTGTGAACCAAGATGTCCTTATGACCTACCTATAATAGAAATGCTTAAAAATGTAGCTAAGGTTTTAGGTTAA
- the rsgA gene encoding ribosome small subunit-dependent GTPase A: MNKYNLRDLGFTDELKEEHRLSEGMYIGRVFSQTKNLYRVVCEEGEVISEISGKFRYETKSTLDFPTVGDFVVLDRNNNNQGNAVINYRFSRKSAFVRKSAGTSNTKQIIASNIDYLFICMSLNNDFNLRRLERYISIAWESGAIPVVILTKADLCNNIDAKLTEVASVAIGVDVEVTSNLQEDSIEKIKKYISPGKTIAFIGSSGVGKSTLINSLIGEKILKTKDLRNDDKGKHTTTHREMFVLENGGLIIDTPGMRELGLDTVDISKSFSDIDELATMCKFNDCSHTKEPKCAVLKAVENGELSEERLNNYRKLKKESKYSGLDFKEIEKKKLEDMFSNVGGMKNARKYLKAKDKRRNK; the protein is encoded by the coding sequence TTGAATAAGTATAATTTAAGAGATTTAGGTTTTACAGATGAATTAAAAGAAGAACATAGATTAAGTGAAGGTATGTATATTGGTAGAGTTTTTTCTCAAACTAAAAACCTATACAGAGTAGTTTGTGAAGAAGGGGAAGTAATTTCTGAAATTTCCGGTAAGTTTAGGTATGAAACCAAGTCAACCTTGGATTTTCCAACAGTTGGAGATTTTGTTGTCCTAGATAGAAATAATAATAATCAGGGAAATGCGGTAATTAATTATAGATTTTCCAGAAAAAGTGCCTTTGTTAGAAAATCTGCAGGAACATCAAATACCAAACAAATCATAGCAAGTAATATAGATTATTTGTTTATATGCATGTCTTTAAATAATGATTTCAATTTAAGAAGATTGGAAAGATATATTTCTATAGCTTGGGAAAGTGGTGCTATACCGGTTGTAATATTAACCAAGGCGGATTTATGTAATAATATTGACGCTAAATTAACAGAAGTAGCCAGTGTAGCCATAGGTGTTGATGTAGAGGTAACTTCAAACTTACAAGAGGATAGTATAGAAAAAATTAAAAAATATATTAGTCCGGGAAAAACCATAGCCTTTATCGGCTCTTCCGGAGTAGGAAAATCTACCTTAATAAACTCCTTAATAGGTGAGAAAATTTTAAAGACTAAAGATTTAAGAAATGATGACAAGGGAAAACATACAACAACCCATAGAGAGATGTTTGTTCTTGAAAATGGCGGTTTGATTATAGATACACCGGGAATGCGAGAACTGGGCTTGGATACTGTTGATATATCGAAAAGTTTTTCCGATATTGATGAGCTAGCGACCATGTGTAAATTTAATGACTGTAGTCATACAAAAGAACCTAAATGTGCAGTGTTAAAGGCTGTAGAAAATGGAGAACTTTCAGAAGAAAGGCTAAATAATTATAGAAAATTAAAAAAGGAAAGTAAATATTCTGGTCTTGATTTTAAGGAAATTGAAAAGAAAAAATTAGAAGATATGTTTTCCAATGTAGGTGGTATGAAAAATGCCCGAAAATATTTAAAAGCAAAAGATAAGAGAAGAAATAAGTAA
- a CDS encoding radical SAM protein, with protein sequence MDNTEFIKKAKKYIEEIYKPYNNKIYVPMPETRNLFLPVTIGCSYNKCLYCGLNKNIIFKKLTLEEIEENLKKLQFITKNNRRKVEKFNLLGGNPLVLKTDYLVEIARLIRKYFPEVKYISSFSRVDDIIRKSYDELLLLRDNKYNRLSLGIESGSDKILDFQRKGVTSEDNLAAMKKLEKVKIDYSAYIILGFGGVKYSRENALETAKLLNKVHPFELVVVNLVYFPNAPLLDKVKIGEFKRLSPLQSLEEEYLLLSKLEMENVIFNATHKNNIIAIKGKLPEHKNSMLKKIRENIKKYSIKL encoded by the coding sequence ATGGATAATACAGAATTTATTAAAAAGGCTAAAAAATACATAGAAGAAATATACAAGCCTTATAATAATAAGATTTATGTACCAATGCCGGAAACAAGAAATTTGTTTTTACCGGTTACCATTGGTTGCAGCTATAATAAATGTTTATATTGTGGATTAAATAAAAATATTATCTTTAAAAAATTAACTTTAGAAGAAATTGAAGAAAACTTGAAAAAATTACAGTTTATAACTAAAAATAATAGAAGAAAAGTAGAAAAGTTTAATCTATTAGGAGGTAACCCCTTAGTCTTAAAAACAGACTATTTAGTAGAAATAGCAAGGCTAATAAGAAAATATTTTCCGGAGGTAAAATATATAAGCTCTTTTTCAAGAGTTGATGATATTATAAGAAAGAGTTATGACGAATTACTTTTGTTAAGGGATAATAAATATAATCGTTTATCCCTGGGAATTGAATCCGGATCAGATAAAATATTGGACTTTCAAAGAAAAGGTGTTACTTCTGAGGATAATTTAGCGGCTATGAAGAAATTGGAAAAAGTTAAAATTGACTATTCCGCCTATATAATATTAGGCTTTGGGGGAGTTAAATATTCAAGGGAAAACGCTCTTGAAACAGCCAAACTTTTAAATAAAGTACATCCCTTTGAGCTAGTAGTAGTAAATTTAGTTTATTTTCCAAATGCACCTTTATTGGACAAGGTAAAGATAGGTGAATTTAAAAGATTAAGTCCTTTACAATCTTTGGAAGAAGAATATTTACTCCTTTCTAAATTAGAAATGGAAAATGTAATATTTAATGCAACCCATAAAAATAATATTATAGCAATAAAGGGAAAATTACCGGAACACAAAAATAGTATGCTAAAGAAAATAAGGGAAAATATTAAAAAGTATAGTATAAAATTGTAA
- a CDS encoding YjjG family noncanonical pyrimidine nucleotidase: MYKALFFDIDDTIFDFEKCSLAAFEESFKICDLHYSKSIYELYREISKDLWKKQKSGEISVQDVLNTRFKILFEKLNLNSSYYKFQKVFEKNLGKQFITEPNVYEVISSLYKKYKIYAASNGILEMQINRLKHANLLDYFTDLFVSDDIGYDKPSDNFFKECLKRSNLEAREILFIGDSLQADIIGAKNNNIDTCWYNINGYEKPKDLEVNYIITNLIVLKSILL; the protein is encoded by the coding sequence ATGTACAAAGCATTATTTTTTGATATTGATGATACTATTTTTGATTTTGAAAAATGTAGCCTTGCAGCTTTTGAAGAAAGTTTTAAAATATGTGATTTGCATTATTCAAAATCCATATATGAACTTTATAGGGAAATTAGCAAGGATTTATGGAAAAAACAAAAAAGTGGAGAAATATCCGTCCAAGATGTTTTAAATACAAGATTTAAAATACTATTTGAAAAATTAAACCTCAATTCATCATACTATAAATTTCAAAAGGTGTTTGAAAAAAATTTAGGAAAACAATTTATTACAGAGCCTAATGTCTATGAGGTAATAAGTTCTCTTTATAAAAAATATAAAATTTATGCTGCTTCAAACGGAATATTAGAAATGCAAATAAACAGACTAAAACATGCAAATTTGTTGGATTATTTTACCGATCTCTTCGTTTCAGATGACATCGGTTACGATAAGCCAAGTGATAATTTTTTTAAAGAATGTTTAAAAAGAAGTAACTTAGAAGCAAGGGAAATTTTATTTATTGGTGACAGTTTACAAGCCGATATAATTGGAGCTAAAAACAATAATATAGACACATGTTGGTATAACATTAATGGATATGAAAAACCTAAAGATTTAGAGGTAAATTATATTATTACAAATTTAATAGTACTTAAGAGTATTTTATTATAA
- a CDS encoding N-acyl-D-amino-acid deacylase family protein, translated as MDAKEKIVTPGFIDVHMHSDSFVFNKHYGVPQIREGVTSSLNGNCGLSIVPLPKNKKNMILNTLRPVVGRLPKDKEFESFPEYLKLLEKNKHPINFGMNIGNGTLRMAVKGFDKGKLSEEEIQRIHKLLIEAINSGAFAVSLGLEYMPENLYSTEEIIEVLMPIKNTNIPLVTHIRGEGNLLVSSIKEVIYIAKKLNVPLHISHLKCIGKKNWGHLLNEAIKLIENAQNNGMKITADVYPWTAGSTQLVKLLPPQFLEGGEEETLKRLKDPKQREICKNILSKDQEDFENILYLIGWESVMITTVDLEKNQKYVGKLVSEIAKEENKDPYDFAFDLLIEEDLKVSMVNFSLCEDDVERIIKLPFTFIISDSIFPKGGLIHPRQYGSFARFLEIYINKKKILSLEEGIYKITGFPAEVFNIRNKGKIKVGYDADLVIFDLENIKNNSDYINSMEYASGFDYVFVAGEMANKKDKYIEVNVGRILRGEHRLK; from the coding sequence ATAGATGCAAAGGAAAAAATAGTTACTCCCGGATTTATAGATGTTCATATGCACAGTGATTCTTTTGTTTTCAACAAACACTATGGTGTACCACAAATTAGAGAAGGAGTTACTAGCTCCTTAAACGGAAACTGTGGTTTAAGTATAGTTCCCTTACCTAAAAACAAAAAGAATATGATTTTAAATACTCTAAGACCTGTTGTTGGAAGACTTCCTAAAGACAAGGAATTTGAAAGTTTTCCTGAATACTTGAAACTCTTAGAAAAAAATAAACATCCTATTAATTTTGGAATGAATATAGGAAACGGAACTTTAAGAATGGCAGTAAAGGGTTTTGACAAAGGTAAACTATCAGAAGAGGAAATTCAAAGAATTCATAAATTGCTAATTGAAGCAATTAATTCCGGAGCTTTTGCAGTTTCCCTTGGTTTAGAATATATGCCGGAAAATCTATACTCTACTGAAGAAATTATTGAAGTTTTAATGCCTATAAAAAACACAAATATTCCCCTTGTTACTCATATTCGTGGAGAAGGCAATCTTTTAGTTTCTTCCATTAAAGAGGTTATTTATATAGCCAAAAAATTAAATGTACCTTTGCACATAAGCCATTTAAAATGCATAGGTAAAAAGAATTGGGGACATCTTTTAAATGAGGCTATAAAATTAATAGAAAACGCCCAAAATAACGGTATGAAAATTACTGCCGATGTTTATCCTTGGACTGCCGGCTCTACACAACTGGTTAAATTACTTCCTCCACAATTTTTAGAAGGTGGGGAGGAAGAAACCCTTAAAAGATTAAAAGATCCAAAGCAAAGAGAAATTTGTAAAAACATACTAAGTAAAGACCAAGAGGATTTTGAAAATATTCTTTATTTAATCGGTTGGGAATCAGTAATGATTACTACTGTCGACTTGGAAAAAAACCAAAAATATGTTGGAAAATTAGTTTCTGAAATTGCTAAAGAAGAAAATAAAGATCCTTATGATTTTGCTTTTGATTTACTAATAGAAGAGGATTTAAAGGTTTCCATGGTTAATTTTAGCCTTTGTGAAGATGATGTTGAAAGAATTATTAAATTACCCTTTACTTTTATAATTTCAGATTCAATTTTTCCTAAAGGTGGCCTTATTCACCCTAGACAATATGGCTCCTTTGCAAGATTTTTGGAAATTTATATTAATAAGAAAAAAATTCTTTCATTAGAAGAAGGCATCTATAAAATTACCGGTTTTCCTGCAGAGGTATTTAATATAAGAAATAAGGGAAAAATCAAGGTTGGTTATGATGCCGATTTGGTCATATTCGATTTAGAAAACATAAAAAACAATTCAGATTATATAAACTCAATGGAGTATGCAAGTGGTTTTGATTATGTCTTTGTTGCAGGAGAAATGGCAAATAAAAAAGATAAGTATATAGAAGTTAATGTCGGAAGAATTTTAAGAGGAGAACATAGGCTAAAGTAG